The sequence CGCCCGACGGCACCCTGATTCGCACCGCTGACCTCTGGCGCGACCGGCCGGTGCTCCTGAACTTCTTCCGCCACTTCGGCTGCATCCACTGCAAGGACCTGCTGGCTCAGCTCCGGCAGGAGAACCCGCGGATCGTCGAGGCGGGCGCGCGCACGATCGGGG comes from Actinomycetota bacterium and encodes:
- a CDS encoding redoxin domain-containing protein, yielding MPRLQPGDQAPDVALYSPDGTLIRTADLWRDRPVLLNFFRHFGCIHCKDLLAQLRQENPRIVEAGARTIG